In Primulina eburnea isolate SZY01 chromosome 14, ASM2296580v1, whole genome shotgun sequence, the following proteins share a genomic window:
- the LOC140811459 gene encoding protein AUXIN RESPONSE 4 translates to MAIITEEPDSPKPLLRNSKQKLEPQPEPTSRHTPPKSVAPSRNPFQFWLYLTLFTSLITLVCVLLSSLSCKDPKTWFLNLPPDLRLHYSSGRSIKVQTASNLPQVEVFSIQQGPTSSDSHVLIVHGVGCSSLAFRGVVKFLGLRNIHAMALDLPGSGFSDKSYVVVEENVGGNGFFGRMWEVYADIKERGLFWGFDQLVEQGYVNFEENEIRVSKKESIKSIEFGSEEMGRVLGQVVDSIGLAPVDLVLHDSAFGLSANWIAENRGLIRSVVVLDGVPSGTTWPLWTLEMPVVRQVVLGFRFVFERVVAVCCIKSVGSPEVEAHRILLKGIDGGRAVVGMGKKLNSTFDMSEWSSLDGVKGLPIRVIWSRGWSDSWTTEGRHITDAIPQATLVTHSGGRWTQEQYAEEVAENIFEFVSSLPKLTKQRMEEPIPEHIHVQKTVHEADHHNGHGGCTDNAYGLHHGWGM, encoded by the exons ATGGCGATCATAACCGAAGAACCTGACTCTCCGAAGCCTCTGCTTAGGAACTCTAAGCAGAAGCTTGAGCCTCAGCCAGAGCCAACGTCGAGACACACTCCTCCCAAATCCGTCGCCCCTTCAAGGAACCCATTTCAGTTCTGGTTATATCTCACACTTTTCACTTCCCTCATTACTCTAGTTTGCGTCCTTCTCTCTTCTCTATCCTGCAAAGATCCCAAGACCTGGTTCCTCAATCTTCCCCCCGATCTTCGTCTCCACTATTCCAGTGGTCGCAGCATCAAGGTACAAACAGCTTCTAATCTCCCCCAAGTTGAAGTCTTTTCCATTCAGCAGGGACCCACTAGCTCGGATAGCCATGTTTTGATTGTACATGGCGTAGGCTGCAGTTCTCTTGCCTTTCGTGGAGTTGTTAAGTTTTTAGGTCTTAGAAATATCCACGCCATGGCTCTTGATCTTCCAGGCTCAGGGTTCTCGGATAAATCTTATGTTGTGGTTGAAGAGAATGTGGGCGGGAATGGCTTTTTCGGTAGAATGTGGGAGGTTTATGCGGATATAAAGGAGAGGGGCCTGTTTTGGGGATTTGATCAGCTTGTTGAACAAGGGTATGTGAACTTTGAGGAGAATGAGATTCGTGTTTCGAAGAAAGAGAGCATCAAGTCTATTGAATTCGGTAGTGAAGAAATGGGCAGGGTGTTAGGCCAGGTGGTGGATTCGATTGGATTGGCCCCTGTGGACTTGGTCCTGCATGACTCTGCATTTGGGTTGAGTGCCAATTGGATTGCGGAAAATCGAGGATTAATTAGAAGTGTTGTGGTCCTTGATGGTGTCCCAAGTGGAACAACATGGCCACTCTGGACTTTGGAAATGCCTGTGGTGAGGCAAGTAGTGTTGGGTTTTAGGTTTGTGTTTGAGAGAGTTGTTGCAGTGTGTTGTATAAAGTCTGTTGGCTCACCAGAGGTTGAGGCACACAGGATTCTATTGAAGGGGATAGATGGGGGAAGAGCAGTTGTTGGTATGGGGAAGAAGCTGAATTCTACCTTTGATATGTCTGAATGGAGCAGCCTCGATGGAGTTAAAGGTCTGCCCATTCGAGTGATTTGGTCTCGTGGGTGGTCTGACTCATGGACAACTGAGGGACGCCATATCACTGATGCCATCCCTCAGGCTACGCTTGTCACACATTCTGGAGGACGATGGACCCAG GAACAATACGCCGAAGAGGTAGCTGAAAATATTTTCGAGTTTGTTTCCTCCCTACCAAAGCTGACTAAACAACGCATGGAAGAGCCAATACCCGAACACATACACGTACAAAAGACGGTTCACGAAGCTGATCACCACAATGGCCACGGTGGATGTACGGATAACGCGTATGGTCTTCATCATGGATGGGGCATGTGA
- the LOC140811460 gene encoding protein SRC2 homolog, protein MEYRRLNITVISAEGLKDVNMFSKMDVYTVVSIEGYPQSKKKTLVDKDCGTHPKWNHRMEFIVDEPYLTKPGLSLLFQIKAEGTIGSDKDVGSVIIPIDDLYRSNSSGDKVDEYQVRTSSGKRKGSLKISYSFGEKFTQQPEAKKHTEEPMMAYPAGHQPYGAGTSSPAQPHPGMRYSPQYPPAAGYPGYQPQGAYGYQAQPPGYGGYPAGYGAYPPGQKPKKNKMGMGGMGMGLGAGLLGGLLVGDMVSDIGDSGDYADGYGDAMGDMGDF, encoded by the coding sequence ATGGAGTATCGGCGATTGAACATCACCGTGATATCGGCTGAAGGGCTGAAGGATGTGAATATGTTCTCCAAGATGGACGTTTACACGGTGGTGTCCATCGAAGGGTACCCGCAATCCAAGAAGAAAACGTTAGTGGACAAGGATTGCGGAACCCACCCCAAGTGGAATCACCGCATGGAGTTCATAGTAGACGAGCCGTACCTCACGAAGCCGGGTCTTTCTCTCCTCTTTCAGATCAAGGCGGAGGGAACAATCGGCAGCGATAAAGATGTTGGTTCTGTTATAATCCCTATCGATGATCTGTACAGGAGCAATTCATCGGGAGACAAGGTTGATGAGTACCAGGTGCGCACTTCCTCCGGAAAGCGCAAAGGCTCGCTGAAGATCTCCTACAGTTTCGGGGAAAAATTCACGCAGCAACCGGAGGCGAAGAAACACACGGAGGAACCCATGATGGCGTATCCGGCGGGCCACCAGCCGTATGGTGCTGGCACCAGCTCCCCGGCGCAGCCTCATCCAGGAATGAGGTATTCTCCGCAGTACCCTCCTGCCGCCGGCTATCCTGGGTACCAGCCTCAGGGTGCGTATGGATATCAGGCTCAGCCGCCGGGGTATGGGGGTTACCCTGCGGGATACGGTGCGTATCCGCCGGGACAGAAGCCGAAGAAAAATAAGATGGGGATGGGGGGAATGGGGATGGGATTGGGTGCCGGATTGCTTGGAGGATTGCTCGTCGGAGACATGGTGTCGGATATTGGCGATTCAGGGGATTACGCTGATGGATATGGCGACGCCATGGGTGATATGGGCGACTTCTAA